Genomic segment of Deltaproteobacteria bacterium:
GCCCCGTTTATCCTTGCAGAAATTCCCGGATGGCTTTGAACGATGCCTCCGGGTTGGCGAAGAAGTAGCTGTGGCGCTCCCCGGGAAGAATCGCCAGGCGAGCGCCGGGGATGCCGTCGGCCAGGATGTCCGCCGAGGTCCGGTGGTCCATGTCGCTGGTGACGCTGCGGTCGTCCTCCCCCACCAGGATCAGGGTGGGAACGGTGATGTCCTTCAGCCGGTAGCTGGTGTCGTGCTCCTGGCGCGCGATGACGTGGCGCAGGTAAAACTCAGGCGGGCACGGGTTGGACATGCGCACGTCCAGATAGGCCTGGATGCGGTCCGGGTTCTGCCGGGCGAATGCCTCGGTGAAACCCACCGCCACGGAGCTGTCGCTCACGTAGCGCTCGTAGCCCATCTCCACCATCTGCGTGGCCAGCTTGAGGGGTATCCCCTTGGTGTCGGGGAACGACGCTCCGCTGGACGCCAGGATCAGTTTGCTCACCTTCCCCGGATGGTCCAGGGCCAGGAGTTGCGCCACCCGGCCGCCCATGGAGTGGCCGCATACGACCGCATCGCCGGCACCCACGTGGTCCATGATGGCGGCGACGTCATCGGCGAACATGTCCGTGCTGTACTTGATGGACGGCTTGCCGGAGCGGCCGGTGCCGCGGTAGTCGAAGGTGATGCACCGGTGGTCCCTGGAGAACTCCGGCACCGGGTACATCTTCCACACGTCGCCGTCGCACGCCGTCTCGCTGATGAAGACGAAAGGACGGCCCTCGCCCGTCACTTCGTAGTAGAGTTCCACGTCATCGCGTTGCAGAATCGGCACGGCTGGAACCTCCTGTGTATCTCGTTGCAGAGCCCGGATGTTGTTCGGCCAGGTAACGCCTACGAAAGACCATACAGAGCGGCCGGGTTGTCCCCCAGGATCTTGTCGGCCTGGCGGGGGGTGATGACGCCCTCCTCCCCCATCTCCCGCAACACGCTCAGGGTGCGAATCTCGGCGGACTGGTCCGCGTGGCTGTAGTCGGTTCCCGCCACGAGGTTGTCCTCGCCGCAGTGCTGGATGAGGTACGGCAGGTCCTCCACCGTCTGGCACGCCACGTAGAACCGCGACTCCTTGAGCAGGTTCGTGCTCAGGTCGAACGAAAACAACCAGCGGGAACGCTCGTGACGCGCGCGCAGCTCCGCCAGCGCAAACGGCACCCACGAGGCCATGGCCTCGATGAAACCCACCCGCAGCTTGGGAAACTTCGCCGGCACCTCGGCCATGACCAGCGAGTTGAAAGCGTCGATGACCGGCGTGGTGATGTTGTGA
This window contains:
- a CDS encoding alpha/beta fold hydrolase, with amino-acid sequence MPILQRDDVELYYEVTGEGRPFVFISETACDGDVWKMYPVPEFSRDHRCITFDYRGTGRSGKPSIKYSTDMFADDVAAIMDHVGAGDAVVCGHSMGGRVAQLLALDHPGKVSKLILASSGASFPDTKGIPLKLATQMVEMGYERYVSDSSVAVGFTEAFARQNPDRIQAYLDVRMSNPCPPEFYLRHVIARQEHDTSYRLKDITVPTLILVGEDDRSVTSDMDHRTSADILADGIPGARLAILPGERHSYFFANPEASFKAIREFLQG